GTGATCTCGTAGTGCAGGAGCAAGATGGGAGCCTGGGCTTCGTTTCACGGGACGACGCACAGGTCAAGCTGCACGGCCAGCGCGTCGAGCTCGGTGAAATCGAAACGGCACTGCGTTCTCTTGCCGCAGTGGGACAGGCGGCTGTAGCGCTAGGGAAGCTCGACAAGGGGGGCGTTCCAGTGCTGGTCGCGTATGTCACAGCCTCCGGCGGGCAGCTCGATCAAGATCGGTTGCGGCGGGGTCTCGCAGAGCGCCTCCCGGCCTACATGGTCCCTGGCGTGTTTCGCGTGCTCGAGCGGATGCCGCTCGCGCCCAGCGGCAAGCTCGACCGTGCGGCGTTGCCGGACGTGTTGCCCGAGCCTCGCGCAACCAGCCGTTCGCGCGTCGAGCCTCGAGGCCCCGCGGAACGTAGCCTTGCTGCGCTTTGGCAAGAGTTGCTGCGCGTGCCGAGCGTGGGCCGAGAAAATGAGTTCTTCGAGCTCGGCGGTGATTCGATCCTGAGCATCCAACTGGTGAGCCGCGCCCGCCGGCTCGGCTTCGTCTTGAGCCCTCGCGACGTGTTCGAGCACCCGACCCTGGCAGCGTTGGCTGAACGTTGCGCGGCGCGCGGCCCTGTGCCGCAGCTCGACGAAGCGCCCGAAGGCACGGTGCCTCCAACACCGATTCAGTGCTGGTTCATGGAACAGGAACTAGCCAATCCACACCACTACAACCAGGCCGTCTTTCTGGAATTGCCGAGTCCTCGTGATCCCGATCGGCTGCGGCGTGCGCTGCAACATCTGGTACATGAGCATGCGGCGCTGCGATTGCGCTTCGAGCTGGGAGCGAGACGGCAGTACTACGCCAGCCCGGGTGGGGATGGTTGGCCGCTGTCGATCGTGAATCTGGCCCGGCGAACCCCGGCCGAGCAGGAACGCGCGTTCCGGCGTCACAACCGGCGGGCGCAAGCAACGCTGCATCTCGAGCGGGGACCCGTGTGCCGGGCCGTCTACTACCGGTGCGGTCTTGCGCGCGCCGACAGGCTCTTGTTGGTCCTGCATCACCTGGTCGTAGACACGGTGTCCTGGCGCATCCTGCTGGAGGACCTCGAGGCGGCGTACACGGAGTTGCAGTCAGGCACAGCACCCGAGCCAAGGCACCGAACCGCCAGCTACCAGCGCTGGGCCGCGCGCTTGCATGCCTATGCCGGGACGCCCGAGCTGCGGCGGGAGGCCGGCTACTGGCAGAGCCTGGCGTGGACCGAGGTCAAGCGCCTGCCCCAGGAGGCCACGGAATATAATGCGGGTCGCGGTGAGGTACGCGCTTCGCTGTCTGTGCAGGCGACGGAACATCTGCTGCGCAGCGTGCCTCCCGTCTACGACACGCGCATTCAGCACGCGCTGCTGGCCGGGCTTACCCAAGTGATCGGTGCCTGGCTCGACTGTTCGCAGGTACTGCTCGACCTCGAGGGCCACGGGCGCAGCACGCACTTCGAAGATAGCGACGTGTCGCGGACCGTGGGCTGGTTTACCACCATCTACCCGGTCTTGTTGCCCGTGCGGGATGGACCCGGCGAAGTCTTACGCGGCGTGCGCGATACCTTGCGGGCGGTCCCCGGCGAAGGGCTTGGTTTCGGTATCCTGCGTTACTTGACCGAGCCGCCGGCGTTGTCTCGCACGCTGCCAAGCCCCGAGCTCAGCTTCAACTACCTCGGGCAACTCGACGCAGGCGCAGGCGCCGGCACCGGCGTGCGCCTCATCGAAGGTGCGGGGCCTACCAGCGACCCAGGTAATCGCTTTCGCCACCCGATGGACGTCAGCGCTTACATTCGTGGCGGCCAGCTGCACGTGTGTTGGAGCTACGCCCCGGGTCGATTGCTTGCCAGGACCGTCGCAGCACTGAGCGATGCCTACTTGCACGCGCTCGAACGCCTGGTTGCCCACTGCCTGCAGCAGGGAAGAGCTCGCTACGCGCCGTCGGACTTCCCTGAAGCCGCGCTCGATCAGGCGTCGCTTGCACGGATCGTGGAGACGATGGAGCCATGAGCATACAGGCGCCGGTCACGGCAGCGACAGCGAGTCGGCGGGCGATCGAGGACATCCTTCCGTTGTCGCCCGCTCAGCAGGGCATGCTCTTCCACAGCGTGCTCAGCCCGGAGGCGGCTAGCTATCGCGTCTCGGCCGTGTACCGTCTGGCGGGCGCGCTCGGCCCCGCGCAGTTTCGCCGCGCATGGAGTGAGGTCTTACGGCGCCACGACGCGCTGCGCAGCGCCTTCGTCTGGCAGGAAGCAGAGCAGCCCCTGCAGATCGTGCTGCGGGCCGACACCCTCCCGTTGCCGCTCGAGTTTCTGGATTGGCGGGATGCCTCGCCCGCCGGGCAGCGCGCCAGGTTGGAAGCGTTGCTCGAACAGGAGCTGGCGCGAGGTTTCGAGCTCAAACAGGCGCCCCTGCTGCGCCTTTACCTGGCGACCCTGAGCTCGGACTCATTTTACGTGATCTTCAGTCATCACCACCTGATTCTCGATGGCTGGAGCAGCGTCGTCTTGCTGGGCGAGGTACTGCGCTTGTGCCAGGAGAATCCGCCGGTGCAAAGCACGCAGCTCCCACCTGCTACGGCGTACTCGGACTACATTCGCTGGTTGGGCAAGCAGGATCGAGCGGCGGCCCGGTCGTACTGGCAGCGCAGCCTGGCGGGTGTCCCCGTGCCGACTCCGCTCCCAGGCGATCGCTCCGGCCACGACGGCGGTGCCCGCGGCGACGCGCACGCCTACGCGGAAACCGTCTCTCGTCTGAGCTTGGACCAAACCGCACGCCTCAGGGGCTCAGCCGGCAGGCAGCACGTTACGCTGAGCACGCTCCTGCAAGCCGCGTGGGGTCTCGTGCTGGGACGCTATGCCGGCACTTCGGATGTGGTTTTTGGAGCTACCGTGTCAGGCCGGCCACCGGGGCTGCCAGAAAGCGAGCGCATGGTTGGCCTGCTCGTCAACAGCCTGCCGGTGCGTGTGCGCTGGACCGCAGGCACCAACCTCTCGCAGCTGCTGGCCACGCTACATAAGCAGTGCTTGTCGGTACGCGAGCTCGAGTTTAGCGCGCTCTCGGACATCCAGCGCTGGTGCGGAGCCGGGAGGCTATTCGACAGCTTGTTGGTCGTGGATAATTTCCCGCTCGAGCCCCTCAGGGGCGCCGGCTCCCAGCGCTTGCAGGCGCAGCCGCTGACCAGTGAAGAGCGGGCATTGATCGACCGCTGGACGGCCCAGCGCAATCACTATCCTCTTACGCTGGTCGTTGTGCCTGGTGACCGACTGCAGCTCCGTTTGTCCTATCAGCGCAGCCTCTTCAGCGACAAACGCGCCAGGCACTTGCTTGCCGGCGTGCGCGAGACCCTGATCGGGCTCGCCGCAGCCGCGCCCGGGGCTCCCGCCGGGAGCCTTTGCTTCGCAGCCCGAGACCCCGGCGTGGCGCCGGCGCGGCGCCAGCGGCCGGCCGCGGCCGGTTGGCTGGCGGCGCTGAGCCTACAGGCCCACAGCGATCCGTGCGCTCCTGCGCTCTTGTGCGAACAGACCGCCGTCGATTGGCGTTCGCTCGATCGGCGCTCGAGCCTCGTGGCCGCGCGCCTCCGCGCGCGCGGCGTAGTGGAGGAGACTCGGGTGGCGTTGCTGCTGCCGCGCGCTAGCGAGTGGATCGTGGCCATGCTCGGCGTGCTCAAGGCCGGTGGTGCCTACGTGCCGCTCGATAATCAGGCTCCCCCTGCGCGCCTGCACTACTGCTTGCGGGATTCGGGCGCGCGGTTTGTAATCGCCACCTCGGAGCACGACGCACGCCATCGCTGCGGCGAGCAGGCGGCAGCTCGTTTTCTGGTGTGGTCGGACCTCGAGGCCGGGGCCGGCACCGCATCGAACGACCCGAGCACGAAGCTCGAATTCGCGCCTCCGCACGCGCAACAGCTCGCCTACATACTTTATACGTCGGGCTCTACCGGCCACCCCAAAGGCGTGGCGGTCACGCACCAGAATCTGAGCGAGTACGTGGCGGCTCTCCAGGAGCGGGTGCAGCTGCCGCGCAACGCCCGCTGGGGCTGGCTTTCGAGCGTGGCCGTGGATCTCGGCAACACCAGCGTGTTTGGCGCCCTCGGCACGGGGCGCCCGCTGGTGGTGGTGAGCGAGCGTGAGGCCGAAAACGCAGATCAGGTGGCGGCACGACTGCGCTCGGCACAAGTCGATTGCCTGAAGATCGCCCCTTCGCACCTGAGCGCACTACTGAGCGCGGCCGCCGCACCGCAGGGGCTCATTCCACGTCACACGTTGCTGCTCGGCGGCGAGCCGTTGCACGAGTCGTGCGTACGGCGGGTTCGCGCTCTCGAGCCGGAGTGCCGGATCCTGAACCACTACGGCCCGACCGAAACCACGATCGGTGTTACGGCGCACGGGCTGCCCCCGTCCGATGCCGATGAGGCCCGATCCGGCCTCGACAGCGGCGAGCCCGAGGCGCGGCGTATCCATCCCATCGGTGCTCCCTTCGGGCACGTCGCGATTCGGATTCTAGACAGCAGCGGCCAACCCGCGCCCGAAGGCGGCGCGGGTGAGCTGTGTGTTGCCGGCAGCGCGCTCGCGCGCGGTTACTTCGGGCGCCCGTCAATGACCGCGGAACGCTTCGTGCCGGATCCCTTTGGGTGCGGCGGGCGACTCTATCGCACGGGCGACAAGGTGTGCATGCGCGCCGGCCTGTTGCATTTCCTGGGGCGGCTCGACTCGCAGCTGAAGCTGCACGGCCAGCGTATCGAGCCTCAAGAGATCGAGCGTTGCCTCGCTGGCTGCGCGGGCGTGCTGGCGGCCGCGGTGGACCTGCAGTCTGGACCGCAGGGCGAGCGCTTGGTGGGTTTCTTGGTGTCCGGTCCGGGCTCGGCGCTCGACCTTACGGCGATCGAGCACGTGCTGCGCGCCGAATTGCCGCGAGGCATGATTCCGGCCGCCTGGAGGGTCTTGTCCGAGCTGCCGCTTTTGCCGAGCGGCAAGCTCGACCGCGCATCGCTGCGCAAGCGAGCACCCGATGTGGAACAAGCTCGCTACGACGCTCCCAAGGATGCGCTCGAGGAGCAGCTGGCCACGATCTGGCGGCACGTGCTGAAGCGCGCACGTATCGGAACGAACGAGAGTTTCTTTGCGCTGGGGGGCGATTCCATCCTCGGCTTGCAGGTCGTGGCGCGGGCCCGGCGGGCAGGCATTCCGGTCACCCCAAGGCAGCTGTTCGAGGCCAGGACCGTTGCCCGCCTCGCCGAGCTGGTCGGGGACGCGATCGACTCGTCCGGCAGCCTGCCGGCCCAAACCGGGTCGTGGCTGCTGACGCCGATCCAGCGCTGGTTCTTCGAGCAGGCCATCCCCGACCGCAACCACTTCAACCAAGCGCTGCTCTTGCCTCTTTCCGAGGCCTTGGAGCGACAGGCGCTGCAACGTGCCTTGGCCCGGATCATCGAGCATCACCCCGTGCTTCGATCGCGCTTTGTGGCGCGCGAGCAGGACATGGCCGAGCGAGGCTTTCGCCAGGAGCTGCTTGCGAACGCACCGCCGCCGCAGCTGCAGTGGATCACGTCCGAAGGCTTCGACGAGCTGGAGCTCGGACGCACGGTCGAGCGGGTCTCGCAGGGTTTGCAGCGTTCGCTCGATCTTGGCCGGGGCCGGGTCGTTGCCGCAGCCTATGTTGGCGCAGCCCATGGCAAGCCGGCCACCGAGCAGGCTCGTGATGCCGACCTGCACGACCGGGCGCCGGCCGGCTACCTGCTCTTGGTGGCGCACCATCTGGTGGTCGACGCGGTATCGTGGCGGATTCTACTTGACGACTTGCATGCGGCCTACACCGGTAGCCGCCTGTCGGAGCCGTCGCTGCCCTACTCGGCCTGGTCCGAACGATTGGCCGCCCGCGCGCGTTCTCCGGAGCTGGCAGGGCAACTCCAGTACTGGCGGCGCCAAGCGCGGCCGCTGGACTTGCCGCTCGACTACACTGGCGACCCTGCAAGCGATAATCGCTATCGGGATATGGGCACCGTGCGGCTGGCGCTCGATGCCGGCGAGACCGGCGCCCTGCTACAACACGTTCCAGTGACCTTTCGCGCGACGCTCGCGGAAGCTGCTCTGTTCGCAGTGGCGCGCGTGCTTGCACGCTGGTGTGGCGGCGAGCGGGCGGGGGTCGAGCTCGAGAGCCACGGCCGCGAGCTCCCGGGCGCTGAAGAGCTCGACTTGTCGAGCAGCGTGGGCTGGTTCACCGCGCGCTTTCCACTTTCGTTGCACGCGGATCCGAAACTCGACTGTGCCGCTGGTTTGATTTCGATCAAAGAGCAGCTGCGAGGCGCACCGGATGCGGGCGTGAGCTACGGTGTGTTGCGCTACCTGGATCCGGCCGGTCATGAGCTCGCTCTCTTGCCTCGCCCGGAAGTCAGCTTCAACTACCTCGGTCGAATCGATCTCGGCCTGCGCAGCGAACGCTGGCTGGCTACCGAGCGCGCCAGGACTTTCGAGCTTCCTCATGCGGGCGACCAGCGCGATCCCAACGCCGAGCGCGCGACGTTGCTCGCGATCAATGCGCAGCTGGATGCTGGCTGCCTGCGTTTTTCCTGGTCCTTCAGCAACGCCCTGCACAAGGCCGAGACCATCCAGGATCTGGCCGAATCGGTACGAGCCGAGCTGCGGGAGCTCGCGGCGAGCGCGGAGGCTGCCCAACGGGGCGTGATCAGCCCGAGCGACGTTCGGCTTTCGGGTTTTAGCGCACGCGAGCTCGAGGCGCTCGCCGTGGACGGCCGGCAGATCGAGGATGTGTACCGCTGCGCTCCGCTGCAGGAGGGGTTGCTCGTTCATGGATTGCTGGATCGGGCGGGGTATGTCTGCCAACTCGCCGCGGAAGTGCAAGGGCTGGACGCGGATGTGCTCGAGCGCGCCTGGCGCGAGCTCGTGCAGCGGCATGCCATGCTGCGTACCGAGTTCCGGTGGCAGCGCGAAGACGGGGGCGAGCTGCCTTGGCCCGTGCAAGTAGTTCGTCACGAGGTGGCCGTGCGGGTGCGGCGGCTCGATCTGTCGCAGCTAAGCGAACAGGAGCAGGAGGAGCGCTGGCTCGCCGAGCTGCGAAACGACACCGAGCAAGGCTACGACCTGGCAAGGGCGCCGCTTTGGCGCTGGCTGGTAGCCGACTGCGGCGGGGGAAGGCAGCGCGTGCTCTGGAGCAGGCACCACGTCTTGCTCGATGGCTGGTGCTCCTCGCGGCTGCTTGGCGAGCTGACGCTGCTGATCGCAGGGCAGGCGCGCGATCGATCCGTCCAGTTGCCGCCCGTCGCCGCGTACCGCGACTACATCGCCTGGCTGGCGGCCCAGGACTTGGACGCAGCGGACGCGTTCTTTGAGCGCTGTCTTCGCAGCTTCGAGCAAGCTACGTCTTTGCCTCTCGACAGCTCTCCAGCGCGGGCTCAGGCCGGCCTGGGTGCTGGGACGCCGCGCGAACGCATGGCTCAGGCGACGCTCGAGCTCGATGCGTCGGCCAGCGGTCAATTGCGAACCTGGGTTGCGACCCGTGAGCTAACGCTCAACACGCTGTGCCAGGGGGCATGGGCGCTCTTACTTGCACGAACAAGTGGCGAACAGCGCGTGACTTTCGGCGTCACGGTGAGCGGGCGGCCGGCCGAGCTGCCGGATGTGGAG
This portion of the Pseudomonadota bacterium genome encodes:
- a CDS encoding amino acid adenylation domain-containing protein, encoding MSIQAPVTAATASRRAIEDILPLSPAQQGMLFHSVLSPEAASYRVSAVYRLAGALGPAQFRRAWSEVLRRHDALRSAFVWQEAEQPLQIVLRADTLPLPLEFLDWRDASPAGQRARLEALLEQELARGFELKQAPLLRLYLATLSSDSFYVIFSHHHLILDGWSSVVLLGEVLRLCQENPPVQSTQLPPATAYSDYIRWLGKQDRAAARSYWQRSLAGVPVPTPLPGDRSGHDGGARGDAHAYAETVSRLSLDQTARLRGSAGRQHVTLSTLLQAAWGLVLGRYAGTSDVVFGATVSGRPPGLPESERMVGLLVNSLPVRVRWTAGTNLSQLLATLHKQCLSVRELEFSALSDIQRWCGAGRLFDSLLVVDNFPLEPLRGAGSQRLQAQPLTSEERALIDRWTAQRNHYPLTLVVVPGDRLQLRLSYQRSLFSDKRARHLLAGVRETLIGLAAAAPGAPAGSLCFAARDPGVAPARRQRPAAAGWLAALSLQAHSDPCAPALLCEQTAVDWRSLDRRSSLVAARLRARGVVEETRVALLLPRASEWIVAMLGVLKAGGAYVPLDNQAPPARLHYCLRDSGARFVIATSEHDARHRCGEQAAARFLVWSDLEAGAGTASNDPSTKLEFAPPHAQQLAYILYTSGSTGHPKGVAVTHQNLSEYVAALQERVQLPRNARWGWLSSVAVDLGNTSVFGALGTGRPLVVVSEREAENADQVAARLRSAQVDCLKIAPSHLSALLSAAAAPQGLIPRHTLLLGGEPLHESCVRRVRALEPECRILNHYGPTETTIGVTAHGLPPSDADEARSGLDSGEPEARRIHPIGAPFGHVAIRILDSSGQPAPEGGAGELCVAGSALARGYFGRPSMTAERFVPDPFGCGGRLYRTGDKVCMRAGLLHFLGRLDSQLKLHGQRIEPQEIERCLAGCAGVLAAAVDLQSGPQGERLVGFLVSGPGSALDLTAIEHVLRAELPRGMIPAAWRVLSELPLLPSGKLDRASLRKRAPDVEQARYDAPKDALEEQLATIWRHVLKRARIGTNESFFALGGDSILGLQVVARARRAGIPVTPRQLFEARTVARLAELVGDAIDSSGSLPAQTGSWLLTPIQRWFFEQAIPDRNHFNQALLLPLSEALERQALQRALARIIEHHPVLRSRFVAREQDMAERGFRQELLANAPPPQLQWITSEGFDELELGRTVERVSQGLQRSLDLGRGRVVAAAYVGAAHGKPATEQARDADLHDRAPAGYLLLVAHHLVVDAVSWRILLDDLHAAYTGSRLSEPSLPYSAWSERLAARARSPELAGQLQYWRRQARPLDLPLDYTGDPASDNRYRDMGTVRLALDAGETGALLQHVPVTFRATLAEAALFAVARVLARWCGGERAGVELESHGRELPGAEELDLSSSVGWFTARFPLSLHADPKLDCAAGLISIKEQLRGAPDAGVSYGVLRYLDPAGHELALLPRPEVSFNYLGRIDLGLRSERWLATERARTFELPHAGDQRDPNAERATLLAINAQLDAGCLRFSWSFSNALHKAETIQDLAESVRAELRELAASAEAAQRGVISPSDVRLSGFSARELEALAVDGRQIEDVYRCAPLQEGLLVHGLLDRAGYVCQLAAEVQGLDADVLERAWRELVQRHAMLRTEFRWQREDGGELPWPVQVVRHEVAVRVRRLDLSQLSEQEQEERWLAELRNDTEQGYDLARAPLWRWLVADCGGGRQRVLWSRHHVLLDGWCSSRLLGELTLLIAGQARDRSVQLPPVAAYRDYIAWLAAQDLDAADAFFERCLRSFEQATSLPLDSSPARAQAGLGAGTPRERMAQATLELDASASGQLRTWVATRELTLNTLCQGAWALLLARTSGEQRVTFGVTVSGRPAELPDVEHMLGLFINSLPLCVACPSAAPVVAWLKQLQAYNSELRRYEYSSLRRLQARAHAQSSGSIRVLFESLLVFENYPLDAALRRPGPLKVLRAHSRDYTHYPLALVVVPGERLVLQLQYDTERYSEQRARRVLDLYSNLLGTLTRERTGARLGEIGLATNSRASRARPPREPPRACGSGSLGRLEVGDRCGLAERFERQVRRTPERVAVSCGHRSLSYRELDTLANGVAQALVERGVGPESGVGLCVEPSLELVLAVLAVLKTGAYYVPFEPQLPEARKKFVVSDARLNWILVEQGLGGAFAELGPGVELLSASALSASYGARTRPPARSPHPEQLAYAIYTSGTTGKPKAVAVAQHQVLRLFASAESLFDFREHDVWALFHSHAFDVSVWEIWGALLHGGRLVVVPQQVRRDPDALYELLVNNGVTVLNQTPSAFYPLAEHVLGLREHEGNSRRAGLSLRKIVFAGEVLDRARLRPWLQAFGATHPALINMYGITETTVHATYSEVLPEQAAPGQAGSIGSALDGVQMHVLDTGGNPAPEGVAGELCVAGAGVARGYLDRPGLTAERFVPNPFGPAGSRMYLSGDLGRRRDDGALDYLGRRDTQVKLRGYRIELGEIAAVLRRHTAVRDAVVTLLDGARSTASKQGGQPRQQLVAYVSGDELPAAELQAYTARRLPEYMVPAHVVWLRSLPLTANGKLDAKALPPPEPTASGSFASPRSEHERVLCAIWAEVLERERVGIFDDFFALGGDSLAAMRLLSRICCALRCRLSLRDIFECPNVAALGLRVAVARPRAGATDIDRISALLSRAEHASDDAGEDDAGD